A region of Candidatus Leptovillus gracilis DNA encodes the following proteins:
- a CDS encoding dTDP-4-dehydrorhamnose 3,5-epimerase family protein produces MDRIEELTHIRGVFTARLHAFADERGRFTETFRKDWFPQRNWDILQMNRSDSKAGVLRGLHYHHHQVDYWYVAKGMVRAGLVDLRPSSPTYLHTQTIEMGELNEMGLFIPIGVAHGFVALSDATLTYIVDNYYDNGRDENGVAWNDPDLNLDWGITNPILSRRGATNASCAIFPREPAR; encoded by the coding sequence ATGGATCGCATTGAAGAACTAACGCATATTCGGGGAGTATTTACCGCCAGACTGCACGCTTTTGCCGATGAACGCGGCCGTTTTACGGAGACGTTTCGCAAAGATTGGTTTCCGCAGCGCAATTGGGATATTTTGCAGATGAATCGTTCAGACTCAAAGGCCGGGGTGCTGCGCGGGCTGCATTATCATCACCACCAGGTTGATTATTGGTATGTGGCCAAAGGGATGGTGCGGGCCGGATTGGTGGATTTACGGCCGTCTTCGCCCACCTACCTGCATACCCAAACTATCGAAATGGGGGAACTCAATGAGATGGGCCTTTTTATCCCCATCGGCGTAGCCCACGGCTTTGTCGCCCTCAGCGACGCCACCCTGACCTACATTGTGGACAATTATTACGATAACGGCCGTGACGAAAACGGCGTAGCCTGGAACGACCCCGACCTGAACCTGGACTGGGGCATTACTAACCCCATACTCTCGCGGCGGGGTGCAACCAACGCCTCCTGCGCGATATTCCCACGAGAACCGGCCAGGTGA
- a CDS encoding glycosyltransferase: protein MGRHPNVRLALIGDGPDQSALEKLARKLNIADRVDFIGRVAFEEVPNYLKAADLFSFASITETQGLVTMEAMAANLPVVAVDASGTSDIVEHEKTGC, encoded by the coding sequence ATGGGCAGACACCCCAACGTGCGTCTGGCCCTCATCGGCGACGGACCAGACCAATCTGCTCTGGAGAAACTGGCCCGCAAACTGAACATAGCCGACCGGGTGGACTTCATCGGGCGAGTGGCCTTTGAGGAAGTGCCCAACTATCTGAAAGCGGCCGATTTATTCTCTTTTGCCTCCATCACCGAAACACAAGGGTTGGTAACGATGGAAGCGATGGCCGCCAATCTGCCGGTCGTCGCCGTAGACGCCAGCGGCACGTCCGATATTGTGGAGCACGAAAAGACGGGCTGCTGA
- the ybeY gene encoding rRNA maturation RNase YbeY — translation MASFVIDVLVEVAPGDAPDGVVAMLETAVLTTLAHEQLSPPLELSILLTDDAQIQQMNRDFRGVDKPTDVLSFPAGDALPGMEEADPYLGDIAISVPYATRQAAQAGHDLAGELQLLAVHGLLHLLGYDHDDAEEKEAMWGAQTAVLAYLNLQHVTPPRLNLDGRPEPK, via the coding sequence ATGGCGTCTTTTGTGATTGATGTGTTGGTGGAGGTGGCGCCGGGGGATGCGCCGGATGGGGTGGTGGCGATGTTGGAAACGGCCGTTCTGACCACCCTGGCCCACGAGCAGCTCTCCCCACCGCTGGAATTGTCTATTCTGTTAACCGACGACGCGCAAATCCAACAGATGAACCGGGATTTTCGCGGCGTAGACAAACCCACCGATGTGCTAAGTTTCCCGGCCGGCGACGCTTTGCCAGGCATGGAAGAGGCCGATCCCTACCTGGGCGACATCGCCATTTCTGTGCCCTATGCCACCCGGCAGGCGGCCCAGGCCGGCCACGATCTGGCCGGGGAGTTGCAGCTCTTGGCGGTTCATGGCCTGCTGCATCTGCTGGGCTACGACCATGACGACGCGGAAGAAAAAGAAGCGATGTGGGGGGCACAAACGGCCGTGCTTGCCTACCTCAACCTGCAACACGTCACCCCACCGAGGCTTAACCTAGATGGCAGACCTGAGCCAAAATGA
- a CDS encoding HDIG domain-containing protein, protein MLPAGPIYIMYWYPLAAMAMLLTVIFDTYLALVVTTVMAGLIGVSVTNSLELTIYYAAGGMLAALTLRDAQRINTFFRAGVMASVGYITVIVIFRLNQDLAAFELLQLLLYGLANGVLSAALTLVGFYFLGSLFRVTTTLQLQDLSRLDHPLLQELLRRAPGTYHHSIMVANLAEQAADRVKAQSTLVRVGAFYHDIGKMNNPFYFTENQEGHNPHDSLDPYTSAEIIASHVTDGLELARRYKLPDRIRDFIAEHHGRRLVKGFYLKALEQAGGDVNGVEEARFRYPGPRPQSRESGIVMLADAIEAISSALRPNTEKAIEKIVTSIIQEDLREGQLNNSGLTLGDIQMIRESFIETLKGRFHLRVRYPGNEEMEEDVAADKPAQLAEPQLTGALPLPHKSGDLVRRQE, encoded by the coding sequence GTGCTGCCGGCTGGACCGATTTATATCATGTACTGGTATCCGCTGGCGGCCATGGCCATGCTGTTGACGGTGATCTTTGATACGTATCTGGCGCTGGTGGTAACAACCGTAATGGCTGGACTGATTGGCGTCAGTGTGACCAATTCCCTGGAGCTGACCATTTATTACGCTGCCGGTGGGATGTTGGCGGCGCTGACCCTGCGCGACGCTCAGCGCATCAATACTTTTTTTCGGGCAGGCGTCATGGCGTCTGTCGGCTACATCACGGTGATCGTTATATTTCGCCTGAACCAGGATTTAGCCGCTTTTGAGCTGTTGCAGTTATTGTTATACGGTCTGGCGAATGGGGTTTTGTCGGCCGCGCTGACACTCGTCGGCTTTTATTTTCTGGGTAGTTTGTTCAGGGTGACAACCACCCTGCAATTGCAGGATCTATCGCGCCTGGACCACCCCCTGCTGCAAGAGCTTCTGCGCCGGGCGCCGGGAACATACCACCACAGCATCATGGTCGCCAACCTGGCCGAACAAGCGGCCGACCGGGTGAAGGCGCAGAGTACGTTGGTGCGGGTGGGCGCCTTTTATCACGACATCGGCAAGATGAATAATCCCTTTTATTTCACCGAAAATCAGGAGGGCCACAACCCCCATGACAGCCTGGACCCTTACACGAGCGCGGAAATTATCGCCAGCCATGTGACTGATGGCCTGGAGCTGGCCCGCCGTTACAAACTGCCAGATCGCATCCGCGATTTTATTGCCGAGCATCATGGCCGTCGTCTGGTGAAAGGCTTTTATCTGAAGGCGCTGGAACAGGCTGGCGGCGATGTCAATGGGGTAGAAGAAGCCCGGTTTCGCTATCCGGGGCCGCGCCCGCAGTCCAGGGAATCGGGCATTGTGATGTTGGCCGATGCCATTGAGGCCATATCTAGCGCTTTGCGACCCAACACGGAGAAGGCCATTGAGAAGATCGTCACCAGCATCATCCAGGAAGATTTGCGCGAGGGCCAGTTGAATAACTCCGGCCTGACCCTGGGGGATATTCAGATGATCCGCGAGTCGTTCATTGAAACCTTAAAGGGGCGTTTTCATCTGCGGGTGCGGTATCCGGGCAACGAAGAGATGGAAGAGGATGTTGCGGCCGATAAACCGGCGCAGCTTGCGGAGCCACAGCTTACCGGGGCGCTGCCGCTGCCGCACAAGAGCGGCGATTTGGTTCGTAGACAGGAATAG
- a CDS encoding DNA-3-methyladenine glycosylase gives MAQNRNGRAQAQWTNGPARLSQALGIDKSLNGANLYQPQGVIWIEDAPPVPSGQIAAGPRIGLGKTPEPWFSMPWRYWLKDNPFVSR, from the coding sequence CTGGCGCAAAACCGCAACGGCCGTGCCCAGGCCCAATGGACCAATGGCCCAGCCCGCCTGTCCCAGGCTCTGGGCATCGACAAATCGCTAAACGGCGCGAACCTTTATCAGCCCCAAGGGGTTATCTGGATAGAAGACGCGCCCCCTGTCCCGTCTGGGCAGATCGCCGCCGGCCCGCGCATCGGCCTGGGCAAAACGCCGGAACCCTGGTTCTCCATGCCCTGGCGCTACTGGCTCAAAGACAATCCATTTGTGTCTCGTTAA
- a CDS encoding PAS domain-containing protein, producing MQGKQWSGELVNRRKDGSLYDVSVTISPLMNLQREIVSFVSVQADITRLKELDRLKTKFVTNVSHELRTPLTNIKTYLKLLEKGRSENANRYYKVLYHETDRLTQLIQDLLDLSRLETETPPRNFAGVDLDPVCAGIF from the coding sequence TTGCAGGGCAAGCAATGGTCTGGCGAACTGGTGAATCGCCGTAAAGATGGTTCGCTTTATGACGTATCTGTGACTATTTCACCGCTGATGAATCTCCAGCGGGAAATTGTTAGCTTTGTTAGTGTCCAGGCAGATATAACGCGCCTGAAAGAATTGGACCGGCTAAAAACAAAATTTGTAACCAACGTGTCTCATGAACTAAGGACGCCGCTGACCAACATCAAAACTTATCTCAAGCTGTTGGAGAAGGGGCGCAGCGAAAACGCCAACCGGTACTACAAGGTGTTGTATCACGAAACGGATCGGTTGACGCAGTTGATTCAGGATTTGCTGGATTTGTCTCGTCTGGAGACAGAAACGCCGCCCAGGAATTTCGCCGGCGTTGATTTGGATCCCGTTTGTGCAGGAATATTTTGA
- the purN gene encoding phosphoribosylglycinamide formyltransferase: MTKPRLIVFVSGSGTNLQALIDAVARDELTAEIVLVVANRRQAYGLERAARAGIPTRYFTLKPYHDAAKSRADYDSDLAELVAAYVPDLIVLAGWMHVLSPAFLNHFPNRVINLHPALPGQFIGTGAIERAFAAFQAGEAEHSGCMVHYVIPEVDAGPVLDTAVVPLYPGDSLDDFAARMHAAEHQLIVQATRLALNRR; encoded by the coding sequence ATGACAAAACCCCGCCTGATTGTTTTTGTTTCTGGGTCGGGCACGAACTTGCAGGCCTTAATTGACGCTGTGGCACGGGATGAGTTAACGGCCGAAATCGTCCTCGTCGTCGCCAACCGGCGGCAGGCGTATGGGCTGGAACGGGCGGCGCGGGCCGGTATTCCGACCCGCTACTTCACGCTAAAACCGTACCACGACGCCGCTAAAAGCCGGGCAGACTATGATTCTGACCTGGCCGAACTGGTGGCCGCTTACGTCCCAGACCTGATCGTGCTGGCCGGTTGGATGCACGTCCTCAGCCCCGCTTTTCTAAACCATTTCCCCAACCGGGTGATTAATTTGCATCCGGCGCTGCCGGGCCAGTTTATCGGCACGGGGGCAATAGAGCGGGCGTTTGCCGCTTTTCAGGCGGGGGAAGCTGAACACAGCGGCTGTATGGTGCACTATGTGATTCCTGAAGTGGATGCCGGACCGGTGTTGGACACGGCCGTTGTCCCACTCTACCCCGGCGACAGCCTCGACGACTTCGCCGCCCGGATGCACGCCGCCGAACATCAATTGATTGTGCAAGCGACGCGGCTGGCGTTGAACAGGCGGTAA
- a CDS encoding GAF domain-containing protein: MDRQQEILRAIAFTSHYLSDVRNLDGRLPAVLANLARAVGVRRAYIYDNLEEADGRILSSHRLGWSAYRQYMLQNDPNLSHLSFRDMGYDRWTRLFQTGQAAYGSITQFPAAEIPFLAAQGIHSIAAIPILNGDQLWGFIGFDDYERERPWTSGEIQALTYVGRAMGTAYENARLFRAEAQRRREAEILNEVSSYLTHSLDLEEALDRTLDTLLRHLGGALTISLTLLDKPQQALLVVAQKTNCPQPHSFYEMVGQQIDLTELQASRWVIEKKRPYTIANLTGQEAASPKMRQAVDDGLRAVLYLPLLVRSQPIGVLHIDVHTTPRIFSPEEITLCQGIANLMAAALERSELLKLERQQLYLARTLQQVGALLTTQLSLEDVYQKVFDLLAQVIHYDSVSIQLFDEEQDKLYMVAGIGFPNETIVREFIYSIAEHCLSKFPDEQYVVMIPDTQLDSRWVTTPELNYTRSWVGALLRVKGHSIGILNVDSKQANAFDEQATATIAAFANQAAIAIENARLYENARQQADELAILHEVTVSTSATVDIDELFAQTTHLLVSRIYHDSFGFILVDEAAELASPHPSYFGISEELLHKPIPLAHSITGLVVQTGTAVVIPDVRQEPRYWKFHERYRSSIMVPLKVDAQVVGVIVAESARVNDFTEDDMRFLITLAGLVGVAMVRTRLYKRLQEQSDRLAQQVTLRTVELQSEKERTETILESAGESILVTDLQARIVYANRAAEVQSGYSRAEMLGTTPRLLESGLTPQATYVDMWRPFCRASNGLANW; the protein is encoded by the coding sequence ATGGATAGACAACAAGAAATTTTACGCGCCATCGCTTTTACCAGTCATTACCTGTCCGACGTGCGGAACCTGGACGGCCGACTTCCGGCCGTGCTGGCTAACCTGGCGCGGGCTGTGGGGGTGCGGCGCGCCTACATTTATGACAACCTGGAAGAGGCAGACGGCCGTATCCTATCTTCACACCGTCTGGGTTGGTCCGCTTACCGGCAGTATATGCTGCAAAATGACCCCAACCTGAGCCACCTGAGTTTCCGCGACATGGGCTATGACCGCTGGACGCGCCTCTTTCAGACCGGGCAGGCGGCCTATGGCAGCATTACCCAATTTCCGGCGGCCGAAATCCCCTTCCTTGCCGCGCAGGGCATTCACTCTATTGCCGCCATTCCCATTCTTAATGGCGATCAGCTGTGGGGGTTTATTGGCTTCGATGATTATGAACGCGAACGGCCGTGGACATCGGGCGAAATCCAGGCCCTCACCTACGTCGGGCGGGCGATGGGCACAGCCTATGAAAACGCCCGCCTGTTTCGCGCCGAAGCCCAACGCCGCCGCGAAGCCGAGATTCTCAACGAGGTCAGCAGTTATCTCACCCACTCGCTTGATCTGGAAGAAGCGCTGGACCGAACATTAGACACATTGCTGCGGCATTTGGGCGGCGCGCTCACCATTTCCTTGACCTTGCTAGACAAACCGCAGCAAGCGCTGCTCGTCGTCGCCCAAAAGACAAACTGCCCACAGCCACACAGTTTCTATGAAATGGTCGGTCAGCAGATAGACCTGACCGAGTTGCAGGCGTCGCGGTGGGTCATTGAAAAGAAACGGCCGTACACCATTGCCAATCTAACCGGACAAGAAGCCGCGTCCCCCAAAATGCGCCAGGCCGTGGACGATGGGTTGCGCGCCGTCCTCTATTTGCCCCTCCTGGTCCGTTCACAGCCAATTGGCGTTTTACATATAGACGTTCACACCACCCCCCGTATCTTCTCGCCCGAAGAAATCACCTTGTGCCAGGGCATCGCCAACCTCATGGCCGCCGCCCTGGAACGCAGCGAACTGCTAAAGTTAGAACGACAACAGCTCTACCTGGCCCGGACGCTGCAACAAGTGGGCGCATTACTAACCACCCAACTCAGCCTGGAAGACGTGTACCAAAAAGTATTTGATTTACTCGCCCAGGTCATCCATTACGACAGCGTTTCCATCCAGCTTTTCGACGAAGAACAAGACAAACTATACATGGTCGCCGGCATTGGCTTTCCCAACGAGACCATTGTCAGAGAATTCATCTACTCCATTGCTGAACATTGCCTGAGCAAATTCCCCGATGAGCAGTATGTGGTGATGATACCAGATACACAACTGGATTCGCGCTGGGTCACCACCCCGGAGCTAAACTACACCCGCTCCTGGGTCGGCGCGCTGCTGCGCGTGAAAGGACACAGCATTGGCATCCTGAATGTGGATAGCAAACAAGCTAACGCCTTTGATGAGCAAGCCACCGCCACCATCGCCGCTTTTGCCAATCAGGCCGCCATTGCCATTGAAAATGCCCGCCTGTATGAAAACGCTCGCCAACAGGCAGACGAATTAGCCATCTTACATGAAGTTACCGTTTCCACCTCAGCCACCGTAGATATTGACGAGCTGTTCGCCCAGACGACGCACCTGTTGGTCTCGCGCATTTACCACGACAGCTTCGGATTTATTCTGGTTGATGAGGCGGCTGAACTAGCTTCGCCTCATCCATCTTATTTTGGCATAAGCGAAGAACTGCTGCATAAACCCATCCCGCTGGCACACAGCATCACCGGGCTGGTTGTACAAACCGGCACGGCTGTTGTTATTCCCGATGTGCGGCAGGAACCACGCTACTGGAAGTTCCACGAGCGATATCGTTCCTCCATCATGGTCCCACTGAAGGTAGACGCGCAGGTTGTTGGGGTTATCGTGGCCGAAAGCGCCAGAGTGAATGACTTTACCGAAGATGATATGCGCTTTCTCATAACCCTCGCCGGGCTGGTTGGCGTGGCCATGGTCCGTACCCGGTTGTATAAGCGGCTGCAAGAACAATCCGACAGGTTGGCGCAGCAAGTAACGCTGCGCACGGTGGAATTGCAATCGGAAAAAGAACGCACCGAGACGATCTTGGAGAGCGCCGGGGAGAGCATCCTTGTCACCGATCTGCAAGCCAGAATTGTGTACGCCAACCGGGCGGCCGAAGTGCAAAGCGGTTATTCGCGGGCAGAGATGTTGGGGACTACACCCCGTCTGCTGGAAAGCGGGCTGACTCCCCAAGCCACCTATGTAGATATGTGGAGACCATTTTGCAGGGCAAGCAATGGTCTGGCGAACTGGTGA
- a CDS encoding sensor histidine kinase codes for MGIPEEDIPFLFDRFFRGEVVVSQAIPGTGLGLAICQEIVRRYNGRIDVTSVAKQGANFHCLSADGPPGRLTQRTLYGNPIRSPFFCPKRLRSGRGACWVNPWCAWTTAVASAAVSWKRKRTAPVSSPTWPAMATGPITAVLPRARPLCLARLVLLTFTSPMACTGCSTSLPDKKDRPTPCLFARCSR; via the coding sequence TTGGGCATTCCTGAAGAAGACATCCCCTTTTTGTTTGACCGTTTTTTTCGCGGCGAGGTTGTGGTGAGCCAGGCTATTCCGGGCACTGGCCTGGGTTTGGCCATTTGTCAGGAGATTGTGAGGCGCTATAATGGCCGTATCGACGTGACCAGCGTTGCCAAGCAAGGGGCCAACTTTCACTGTCTGTCTGCCGATGGTCCGCCAGGACGCCTCACGCAGCGCACCCTTTATGGGAATCCGATTAGATCACCCTTTTTTTGCCCGAAGCGCCTGCGAAGTGGCCGTGGCGCTTGTTGGGTAAACCCTTGGTGCGCTTGGACGACGGCCGTCGCCTCAGCGGCCGTATCGTGGAAACGGAAGCGTACTGCGCCGGTGAGCAGCCCGACCTGGCCTGCCATGGCGACCGGGCCAATAACGGCCGTCCTACCCCGCGCACGGCCGTTATGTTTGGCCCGGCTGGTTTTGCTTACGTTTACTTCACCTATGGCATGCACTGGATGTTCAACGTCGTTACCGGACAAGAAGGACAGGCCAACGCCGTGCTTATTCGCGCGTTGCAGCCGGTAG
- a CDS encoding methionine adenosyltransferase has product MTTTFMTAPSLLFTSESVTEGHPDKMCDQISDAVLDAIMEQDPNARVACETAVKTGFVLLLGEITTTAFVNFDELVRKVIVDIGFDDSSKGFDGNTCGIMAAIASQSPDIAQGVDRALEYRHNGDSEAEINAIGAGDQGMMFGYACNETAELMPLPIHLAHALTRRLSEVRRNGALPWVRPDGKSQVTIEYSYGQPKRVHTVLVSTQHAPEVDAETLRQGIIEHVIMPVLPAELVDDNLLIYVNPTGRFVVGGPMGDAGLTGRKIIVDTYGGMGRHGGGAFSGKDCTKVDRSAAYAARWVAKNIVAAGLAERCEVQVAYAIGVAKPLSVNVETFGTGKLSADQLVQIINEHFDLRPGAIIRDLNLRRPIYRATAAYGHFGRTDIDLPWEATDKVELLRQAALRFEPALA; this is encoded by the coding sequence ATGACAACAACATTTATGACAGCGCCCAGTTTATTGTTTACCTCGGAGTCCGTAACCGAAGGCCACCCCGATAAAATGTGCGACCAGATCAGCGATGCGGTATTAGACGCAATTATGGAGCAGGACCCGAATGCCCGTGTGGCTTGTGAAACGGCCGTCAAAACCGGCTTCGTCCTCTTGTTGGGCGAAATCACCACCACCGCCTTCGTCAATTTCGACGAACTGGTCCGTAAAGTTATCGTCGACATCGGCTTCGACGACAGCAGCAAAGGGTTCGACGGTAACACCTGCGGCATCATGGCGGCCATCGCCAGCCAAAGCCCAGACATCGCTCAGGGGGTGGACCGCGCCCTGGAATATCGTCACAATGGCGACAGCGAAGCCGAAATCAACGCCATAGGCGCCGGCGACCAGGGCATGATGTTTGGCTATGCCTGCAACGAAACCGCAGAATTAATGCCCCTGCCCATCCACCTGGCCCACGCCCTCACCCGCCGCCTGTCTGAAGTGCGGCGCAACGGCGCGCTGCCCTGGGTGCGCCCCGATGGCAAATCGCAAGTAACGATTGAATACAGCTATGGCCAACCTAAGCGCGTCCACACCGTCCTGGTCAGCACGCAGCACGCCCCGGAGGTTGACGCCGAAACCCTACGCCAGGGCATCATTGAACATGTCATTATGCCCGTGCTGCCGGCCGAACTGGTGGATGACAATCTGCTCATTTATGTCAACCCAACCGGCCGTTTTGTCGTCGGCGGACCCATGGGCGACGCCGGTCTGACCGGCCGTAAAATCATCGTAGACACCTATGGCGGCATGGGGCGGCACGGCGGCGGCGCGTTCAGCGGCAAAGATTGCACCAAAGTAGACCGCAGCGCCGCTTATGCCGCCCGTTGGGTCGCCAAAAACATCGTCGCCGCCGGCCTGGCCGAGCGCTGCGAAGTGCAGGTCGCATACGCCATCGGCGTCGCCAAACCGCTCAGCGTGAATGTAGAAACTTTTGGGACCGGCAAACTATCCGCCGATCAACTGGTCCAAATCATCAACGAGCATTTTGACCTGCGGCCGGGAGCCATCATTCGTGATCTGAACCTGCGCCGCCCCATTTACCGGGCGACGGCCGCTTACGGACACTTTGGCCGCACAGATATTGACCTGCCCTGGGAAGCCACCGACAAGGTCGAACTGCTGCGCCAGGCTGCCCTGCGTTTTGAACCGGCGCTGGCCTAA
- a CDS encoding glycosyltransferase produces MRKEKLHIAHFTNTYFPVMSGVVRSISTFRQAQEQLGHTVFVFGQDTPGHLDDEPFVFRYPALNIPIRNYPATIPVSPYIDWVLPILKLDIIHAHHPCLWAPPPVTKPKSWAFRWCLPTTRYQEYAQSMGLPEEMVRELIERQLADYMQKCQHIIAPARASNRCWKKPMALRKGSRLFHGH; encoded by the coding sequence ATGCGTAAAGAAAAATTACATATCGCCCATTTTACCAACACCTATTTTCCGGTCATGAGCGGTGTGGTGCGCTCCATCAGTACATTCCGGCAGGCGCAGGAACAACTGGGGCACACGGTTTTTGTGTTTGGGCAAGATACGCCTGGTCACCTGGACGATGAGCCATTTGTTTTCCGGTATCCGGCGCTGAATATCCCCATTCGCAATTACCCGGCGACCATTCCCGTTTCTCCGTACATCGATTGGGTTCTGCCCATCCTGAAATTAGACATCATCCACGCCCACCACCCCTGCCTATGGGCACCGCCGCCAGTGACAAAGCCGAAAAGTTGGGCATTCCGCTGGTGTTTACCCACCACACGCTACCAGGAATACGCCCAATCCATGGGCCTGCCAGAGGAAATGGTGCGGGAGTTGATTGAGCGCCAGCTGGCCGACTATATGCAAAAGTGCCAGCATATTATTGCCCCAGCCCGAGCATCAAACAGATGCTGGAAGAAACCTATGGCATTGAGGAAAGGGTCACGGTTATTCCACGGGCATTGA
- a CDS encoding enoyl-ACP reductase — protein MKLLEGKKALIFGIANQRSIAWGIAKALHEHGAEIGFSYGIPQLEKRVRPLADELGVTFVEMCDVSSDEEITAVFAKAAAHFGQIDILVHAIGYALKEDLEGRFVSTSREGFRIALDISAYSLVALAREAVPLMPNGGVILTLTYYGAEKVIPHYNVMGVAKAALEASTRYLAADLGPQGIRVNAISAGPIKTLAAAGIAGFRKMLGYVEERAPLRRNIDQDEVGKTALWLCSDLSSGVTGEVVYVDAGYHILGMPEPPENWE, from the coding sequence ATGAAACTACTTGAAGGCAAAAAAGCGCTCATCTTTGGCATTGCCAACCAGCGGTCCATCGCCTGGGGTATTGCCAAGGCTTTGCACGAACATGGCGCGGAAATTGGCTTTAGCTATGGCATTCCCCAATTGGAGAAACGGGTACGGCCGTTGGCCGACGAGCTAGGCGTCACCTTTGTGGAAATGTGTGACGTGTCGTCGGATGAGGAGATTACGGCCGTCTTCGCCAAAGCCGCCGCCCATTTTGGGCAGATCGACATCCTCGTCCACGCCATTGGTTACGCCCTGAAAGAAGACCTGGAAGGGCGCTTTGTCAGCACCAGCCGCGAAGGCTTTCGCATCGCCCTGGACATCAGCGCCTACAGCCTGGTGGCCCTGGCCCGCGAAGCCGTGCCCCTCATGCCCAATGGCGGCGTTATTCTTACCCTCACCTATTACGGCGCGGAGAAAGTCATCCCCCACTACAACGTGATGGGCGTGGCGAAAGCCGCCCTGGAAGCCAGCACCCGCTACCTGGCCGCCGACCTGGGACCACAAGGGATTCGCGTCAACGCCATTTCCGCCGGTCCCATCAAAACGCTGGCGGCGGCCGGCATTGCCGGTTTCCGCAAGATGCTCGGCTATGTCGAAGAACGCGCCCCCTTGCGGCGTAACATAGACCAGGACGAAGTGGGCAAAACCGCCCTGTGGCTGTGCAGCGATCTCAGCAGCGGCGTGACCGGCGAAGTGGTGTACGTAGACGCTGGTTATCACATCCTGGGCATGCCCGAACCGCCGGAAAACTGGGAATAA
- a CDS encoding proline dehydrogenase family protein codes for MSLARSVAGRFVAGENIAAAMEAARTLNDKGLSVTLDFLGESVNTADEARAARDEIMAMLDAIAANGINGNVSVKLTQLGLRVDEDLALDNVRRLLERAESHNNKVRIDMEESAVTDATLAVYGRLRDELGFGQRVGIVIQAYLYRSQADVASLIDAGAWVRLCKGAYAEPSDVAFVDKADTDANYVKLMEMMLSPEARQRGVHLGIATHDEKMIQAALAYAQAHNIGPREFEFQMLYGVRRELQEKLVADGYQVRVYVPYGTAWYPYFMRRLAERPANLWFFVSNFLRH; via the coding sequence ATGAGTCTGGCGCGCAGTGTGGCCGGGCGCTTTGTCGCCGGCGAAAACATTGCGGCGGCAATGGAAGCGGCGCGAACATTGAACGACAAAGGGTTGAGCGTTACGCTGGACTTTCTGGGCGAAAGCGTCAACACGGCCGATGAAGCCCGCGCTGCCCGTGATGAGATAATGGCGATGCTAGACGCCATCGCCGCCAACGGCATTAACGGCAACGTCTCGGTAAAGCTGACGCAGCTTGGCCTGCGGGTAGACGAAGACCTGGCTTTGGATAACGTGCGCCGCCTGTTGGAACGGGCAGAAAGCCATAACAACAAAGTCCGCATAGACATGGAAGAAAGCGCGGTGACGGATGCGACGTTGGCGGTATACGGCCGTCTGCGCGACGAACTCGGCTTTGGGCAGCGGGTGGGCATTGTCATCCAGGCTTACCTGTATCGCAGCCAAGCCGATGTGGCCAGCCTGATTGACGCCGGGGCCTGGGTGCGCCTATGCAAAGGCGCTTATGCCGAACCATCTGACGTGGCCTTTGTAGACAAGGCCGACACTGACGCCAATTATGTCAAACTGATGGAGATGATGCTTAGTCCAGAGGCGCGGCAGCGCGGCGTCCACCTGGGCATTGCCACCCACGATGAAAAGATGATTCAGGCGGCGCTGGCCTACGCCCAGGCGCACAACATTGGTCCCCGCGAGTTTGAATTCCAGATGCTTTATGGCGTGCGCCGCGAGCTGCAAGAGAAGTTGGTGGCCGATGGGTACCAGGTTAGAGTCTATGTGCCTTATGGCACAGCCTGGTATCCTTACTTTATGCGCCGGCTGGCAGAACGGCCGGCAAATCTATGGTTTTTCGTAAGCAACTTTTTACGCCACTGA